From the Companilactobacillus ginsenosidimutans genome, the window AGAGAATTAAACAAGGCATGTATATGAATGAAATTGTCTTAAATAAGTCGATTGCTAACTTCATGAACATGTCTGACTCACTTATCAGTAAAGGGTACAATCAAAGGAGACAAAGTTTTGTGCATGAGAACAATAAGTTAAGCGACTTCATTTTGAGAACAATCGTCACAATTTCTATTATTTTTAATATTGTGATGATTACTCAAGGTATTGGGCAAGTTGATTTTGGATCTGGCAATGTTGATTTCCAATTTACTTGGTTAATAGGAATTATTATCTTGCTTAACCTCATCGCAATCTTGTATCCAATAATGATAGGAGAGTTTCATTACTTATGGTGGAAATCGTTCGTTTCGAGAACTACAGTTTCAAGTACTCCAACAGCTCAAAAGTATCGTTAAAAAATGTCAATTTGACCATAAATAAGGGTGACTTTGCACTTATCATTGGGAAAACTGGTAGTGGCAAAAGTACTTTACTTCGACAACTTAAACCAGAATTAGCTTTAGGAAAGTCGGTAGATGGTAAATTGACGTTGTTTGGCGGTGAAAATGACAATGATTTTAGTCACGTCGCATATATTTCGCAGTTTGTCGATAATCAAATGGTCACGGAAACTGCGCGAGATGAGTTCCATTTTGTTTTGGAAAATATGGGAGTAGATGCAGATCAAATCCATTCGAAAATTGCTGAAATTGCCAGTTACTTTGACATCGTCGACTTAATGGACCTTAAGGAAGATCAATTGTCCGGTGGTCAAAAACAAATCATTAATTTAGCTTCAGCATTAATTCTTAATCCAGATATTTTGTTGTTGGACGAACCCACGTCACAGCTCGATCCAATTACGTCAGAGAAATTTTTGCGAATGGTGGAAAAAATCAATAGCGATTTGAACATCACAATTATCTTGGTTGAGCATTCTATTGAGCAGGCGGTATTTTTCGTGAATCGTGTGGTACTGGTTGATAACGGAAGTATTGGCATGGATGAAAAAACTGACTCTGCATTGAGAAAATTATTTACGGAGCCTGATTTCAAAAATTATCTTCCTCAAACTGACAGATTATTTTTAGAAAGCCAGCTTGATGAAGTTTTTCCAAATGTAAAACTTCCGCTAACTAACAGAAGAATGAATCAGATAATTCAGCAACAATCGGATTATCTGAAGTATGAAGACCATATTTCGAGAAAAGGTAGTTCTTCTGAAACTGATGAACTAAGTGTTAAACGTCTGACATTTAGATTTGAGTTTAATGCCCGAAACATTTTGGATGATATTACTTTCAATCTGAAAAAGGGAAAGTCTTATGCGATTCTTGGACCCAATGGTGTCGGTAAAACAACCTTGTTGCGTGTTATTACCAAACAACTAGAGCAGTTGAGTGGCACAGTTTTTATTGAAGGTCGTAAGACAAACAAGATGGGTCAAAAATTCTTTGATAAGTTGTTTATCTTACCTCAGAATCCCTCACTTTTGTTTGTTACAGATAGTGTTCAAGAAGAGATTTCTTATCAGTTACAACAATCAAATGAACAAGTTAATGATGATTTAGTTAATCAATATCTTGAAAAATTTCAACTTACAGAAATTAAAAATGTTAGTCCCTATGATATCAGTGGTGGACAACAAGAATATTTAGCATTAGTAATTGGATTAATTAAGAATCCGGAATTACTCATTTTGGATGAGCCGACTAAAGGGTTAGACCCTAATATGAAACAACAAGTTGCAAAAATGCTTCGCAACTATCAGGAACAAGGTGGAACGATATTAGCTAGTACCCATGATGTTTTGTTTTCTAGTAAATATTTCGACTTTGTTTCGTTAATGTTTGATGGTAGATTGGGAACTTTCGATCCACCAATCGAGTTCTTTCCAAATAAATATTTCTACACGACTGAAATCAACAAGGCGACGCGAGATCAATTTGCGCAAGCTTTGATATGGGAGGATATTGTTAAAAATGAATCGTAAGTTATGGCTATTATTAGTTGCATCAATTGTTATTTTGGTGCTATTAGATGCTTTGGGTAGTAAAAATTATTTACTACTGTCGTTTGTATTATTGTTCGTAACAATGGGAGTCTACTTTTGGAAATTTGAGAAGTCGGGGAAGAATTCTCGTGAGGTTGTATTCATCGCAATAATTTGTGCCTTGGCCGTTGCTGGACGAGTCGTTTTAGCGGCGTTTTCTTCAATGAAACCGGAATTATTCATTTTGATTCTGGGAGCACTGGTCAGTGGTCCTGAAACAGGATTTCTAATGGGAACGATTATTGCCTTGGCTTCAAATATGTATTTTGGACAGGGAGCATGGACTCCTTGGCAAATGTTTTCACTGGGAATTGTCGGAATTATTTCCGGTTTAATGGCGAATAAAAAAGTCTCTATTTGGGTAATAACAGCGTGGGGATTTGTATCTGGATTCTTGTATGGCTGGATAATGGATATCTATTTTATTTTAGGCTTTGTGAAACCGATTACACCCAAAAGTTCAATAGCCGCATTAGTTGCTAGTTTTCCGTTTGATGTCACACATGCAATATTTACAGCAGTTTTGTTACTGCTATTAGGAAAAGCCTGGATGAAGATCTTTCAAAGATACCGGGCTAAGTATGATTTATTTAATAATCAGCAGGAGTGAGAAATATGAAAAAAGCATTTTTGGTTGGTGCCGTGGGCTGCGGTAAAACTACTTTCAAACAAGTAATGATGAATGAGAAGCGTAGTTACGATAAAACTCAGGCAATTGAATATTTTAATAACTTGATTGACTCACCAGGTGAGTTTACTGAGCATCGCCGTATGTACTCAGCCTTGAATGTGACCGCAAATGCTTCTGATGTCGTGGTAATGATGCAAAGTGTTATTGACCACCGCCAGGTATTTTCTCCGGGATTCGCACAGATGTTTTTAAAACCATCAATTGGTGTTGTCACCAAAATTGATTTGGCAGAAAAGGATTCTGATATCGAGTTTGCCAAGAATCAGTTGATATTAGCAGGCGCTCATAAGATTTTTTATATTTCCAATGTGGAGGATCCATCTCCAGAAAATGAGATTCAAGCTTTAATTGATTACTTGAAAGAGGATGTGGTTAAAAAATGAAACCGACAGAAAAAGACGTATTGAATGACATCACAACTTGGATTTTGTCGGCAAATAAATATGTCCATGAGCATCTAAATTCTATTAATGATATTCGTTCTAAGTCAGGTGAATATGACTTAGTTACTAGTATTGATGACGCAGTTGAACAAATGCTCGACAAAAATATTTCCGATAAGTATCCAGAATCACTAATAATTGGTGAAGAGAAAAAGGAAAAAGATTATTCCCAAATCAATAATGGATTAGTATTTTTCGTTGATCCAATTGATGGAACACTTAACTTGGTTAAAAAGCACGATTGTTTTGCAATTATGATTGGTGTTTATTACGACGGGGAGCCCCTGTGTGCCGGTATTATGGACGTTATGAATAATGAGTTGTACTGGGGTGGAATGGAAACTGGTGTCTATTGTAATGACACTAAATTAAATCCTGCTGTCGACTTACCTTTAAGAGAGGGATTGGTTGGTGTTTCTTGGCGTCAATTCTTGAAGAATGCCTTCGAAGAAATTCGAATTGCCAAGAACAGTGCTGGAATCAGAGTTATGGGTAGTGCCGGATTAGAGTTTGTCGAAGTAATTACTGGTAAACATATCGCATATTTAGCTTCATTAAATCCTTGGGATATAGCTGCTGGGAATGTTTTAGTTCAAGCACTAGGTTACAGAATTAGTAGTGTTAATGGTAATTCAATCAACCTTGCCAAAGTGAACCACATTATGGTTGCTAATCCACAAACTTATCGTGATATTAGAAAAATTCAAGCTTATTAGGAGTCCAAATATGAAAATCTACACCCGAACAGGCGATAAAGGTAAGACGAGAATTATTGAACACGATGTCCTATATAAGTCAGACAAAAGAGTTGAATCATATGGAACAATCGATGAATTGAATTCTTTTGTAGGTTTAACAATTTCTGATTTATCTGAAAAAACAATGGTATTTCGTGAAGAATTATTCGAGATACAACAGCTACTATTTGACTGCGGGTCTGATTTAGCTAAGTCGCCAACTCAGACTAAGCGGCCTTTTGTTTTCACTGCAGACAACCACGCAACTGAGTGGTTGGAATCGAGAATTGATGAATATACAAAAGAATTACCGAAAGTTCAGAAGTTCATATTGCCAGGGGGATGTAAGACGGCATCGAATCTCCATGTTGATCGAACTGTCACCAGAAGAGCGGAGCGTTCAATTGTTGATTTGATGCAAGATGAACCTATCAACGAAGAGGTTTTAAAATTCATTAATCGATTGTCAGATTGTTTTTTCACTTTGTCACGTTATGCGAATGTCTTAGAGGGCAGCGATGAAGTTGAATATCGTAACAGTAAAATTATTTTTAGATAATAAATTTTAGGGGAGCACCATATGAACAACACACGTATTAAGAAATTAACTTTTACCGCAATTATTTTAGCTTTATGTATCGTAGGTGCCAATATCAAAATAATGGGTTCAGTAGCCTTAGATTCATTTCCAGCCTTTTTTGGAGCCTTAGCATTAGGACCTGTTGCTGGTGCCTTTCTAGGATTATTTGGACATTTAGTGTCAGCGCTTTTATCAGGATTTCCATTAACTTTACCAGTTCATTTAATAATTGGTTTTTGCATGATGGTAACAATGGCAGTTTATGCATTAATTCGTCGTGGTAAACGTGCATTGGATTGGAAATATATTATTCTTTCCGATGTTGTAGCATACGCATTAAACGTTCCTTTGGAATTAGTTTTGTTATACCCAATTTTAAAACAAGCAGTTTATGTTTACTTTACTCCACTCACAATTGCAGCAATCGTCAACATTATTTTGGCTGAAGTAGTATTCATTTTATTGAAGAAACGTTTCCCAAGAATTTTGGATATTTTCAAAAGTGAGGACAAAAAATAATGTCTCAAGTTAAGCATGGAGGATACGGTCGAGAGCTATCTTCAACAGTTCCAATTGTTGATTTTAGTGCAAATATTAATCCCTTGGGCGTTCCAGAAACACTAATTAGTAGTATAAAAAAGTCACTTCCAAACTTGATTTACTATCCAGATGTCGAATATAAGAATTTGCGTAAAGATTTGGGTGATCTCTATAATTATGATCCTGAGAAAATATGGGTCGGTAATGGTTCAGTTGATTTGATTTTTAATATCATTGAAATCTTGGAATCAAAACATGCTTTATTGTTGGCACCAACTTTTGGAGAGTACGAGCATGCATTTTCTAAAAGTGGGGCGGAAGTACTTCATTATTATCTTCAAGAAGAAAATGATTTTAACTTAGATATGAACAAATTTATCGACTACTTAAATAATCATCACGAAATCGATACGATTTGTCTATGTAATCCAAATAATCCAAGTGGAACGTTGGTCAGTAAATTTGCCATCGACCACTTAGCACATTATTGCCAGGATCGCGGTATTTGGTTGATTGTTGATGAAGCTTTCAACGAATTTATTGCCAAGAAATCTGATTACACTTTTGTCGATAAAATTGACGAAGACGACAATGTTGTAATTATCAAATCTTTAACAAAATATTTTGCAATTCCAGGCTTACGTTTAGGTATGGCTTTGTTGCCAAATAAACAATTTCTAAATACTTTAGTGGATTACTGTGAACCTTGGTCGGTCAACACATTTGCTGCTGAATTAGGACCTGAAGTGTTTAATGATAATGAATATGCCAAAGCTACTGCAAATTGGTTGTCAGCCGAAAAGTCATATTTAGAATCGGAATTATCTAACATTTCTCAAATTAAGATGTATCCCTCTGCAGTTAACTATTACTTATTGAAATGTGATTCCGTTGATTTATACAAAGAGTTGCTTAATAAGGGTATTTTAATCCGAAATTGTGACAACTATCTCGGCTTAGAAAATGGTTACTATCGAATTGCTGTGAAATCTCATGAAGAAAATCAGCAATTAGTTAGACAATTACAAGATCTATTTAGGAGTTAACTATGAAGAAATTTTTAATTGCAGGGGCAACGAGTGGTGTTGGTAAAACTAGTGCAACGCTAGGAATTATTTCAGCGTTAGTGCAACGCGGGTATTCAGTCCAGCCTTACAAAGTCGGTCCTGACTATGTTGATACGAAATTTCATAGTCGTGTTTCTGGCCATGCATCACGTAACGTCGATGATTATTTAATTCCTGACGATGATACCTTGAAGTATTTGTTTGAAAAAGATACTCAGGATATCGATCTTGGTATCGTCGAAGGCGTTATGGGTTTATACGATGGATTAGGCAGCGATAAGGATGCTCATTCAACAGCCTCTATGGCAAAAAAATTAGACTTACCAGTGATTTTAATTGTCAGTGGAAAATCTATTTCAACCTCAACTGCGGCCGTGGTTAAGGGTTTTGTGGACTTTGATTCGGAAGTAAATATTGCTGGCGTAATCATCAATAATGTTATGAGTGAAAATCACTTTAACTTAATCAAAGCTGCTGTTAATCGTTATTGCCCTAATACTCCAGTACTTGGATACATGAAATTTAATAAAGAACTTGAATTACCTTCAAGACAATTGGGACTAGTACCTGATGATGAAGTCGATTCAGTTGATAAAAAGATTCAAGGATTATCAAAAATCGTTTCTGAAACGATTGATTTAGACGCCATTTTAAAACTTGCTAGTTCCAGTAAACTCGAGTATCAAGGTACATTTGAAAATGAAATAAATAAGCTTCATCCCAACAAAATTTCCATAGGAATTGCTAAGGACGAAGCTTTTAATTTCTATTATCGAGATAATTTAGAATTGCTGGAAAATCTTGGAGTAAAACTTGTCCCATTCAGTCCAGTTGCTGACAAATCTTTGCCCGATGTAGATGCGTTATGGCTGGGTGGTGGATATCCTGAAGAAAAATCGCAACAGTTAGCCGACAATACTTCGATGAAGCAACAAATTCGTGACTTCTCAAATGCTGGTAAGCCTATTTTTGCTGAATGTGGTGGATTGATGTATTTGGGTAAAGACTTGAACAATGAAGATGGTAGTCGACATGAAATGGCTGGAATTTTTGATGGTTCAAGCCATATGACTAAACGACTGAGAAAATTTGGATATTGTCAGGCAATACCTGAACAAGACTGTTTCATCGGAATTAAGGGTTCCACTGTATATGGTCATGAATTTCACCATTCGACTTTCGAACCAAACTCGCCCGAGTCATTGAAAACAATTTTGACGATGGAAAAATATCGTGATGGCGTACTTGCCAGTACTTGGGTTGGTGGTTATCAATACAAGCACACGTTTGCTAGTTACTTACACATTCATTTTTACCAAAGTGTTGAGTTAGCTAAGGCAATTTTTAAGTCGATGGGAGTCCTATAAATGAATATCATTTTGATGACGATTTTCGGATTCATACTCGATCTGATTTTGGGGGATCCATACAGTTGGCCACATCCTGTCAAATTGATTGGTAAGTTCATTGACCATTTGGATAGAAAAATTGAATCCAATGAATATCCGGAAAAAGTTCAGTTTCAACTGGGAATTTGCCTCTGGATCACTGTTGTTGGTGTTACTGGTTTAGTGACGGGGTTAATCATGTATCTGGCTCATTTCAATTATTGGGTCTATATGATTATTGGAACTTATCTTGCTTACACAACTTTGTCGGTTAAAGGACTGGCATTTGAAGGTAGGAAAATAATCAAGTCACTAAAAAAGGAAGACATCAAAACAGCTCGCCACCAGCTTTCAATGATAGTTGGTCGAACAACTGATGATTTAGATGAGGAAGAAATTTCCAAAGCTACCATTGAAACAATTGCTGAGAATACCAGTGATGGTGTGATTGCTCCCTTATTTTATTTGTTGATTGGCGGTCCGGTTCTGGCAATGATTTATAAGGCAGTCAATACATTGGATTCGATGGTTGGTTATAAGAACAAGCGCTTTAAAAATATCGGTGAAGCATCTGCCAAAATTGATGATGTGTTTAATTTCATTCCTGCACGTCTGACCTGGGTATTAATGACCTTCACAACATTTGTCATGAGACTCAATTTTAAAGAGGCCTGGCAAGTTGGAAAACGTGATCACAATAAGCATCGCTCACCAAACAGTGCATATCCTGAATCTGTAGTCGCAGGTGCACTTGATCTGCAGCTTGGAGGTCCGCATGTGTATTTTGGTGATGTGGTTGATAAACCTTATATTGGTAACGATTCAGGTAAGACTGCCACAGTTGCTGATATACGAAAGACCATTCAGATTTTATATGTTACCGCTTGTATTACATTAGTTGTATTTTGTGCAATAAGATTAATTTTCGTTTAGGAGAATAACTTTGAAAGATAGAAAATACATTAAAATTCCCAACAAAATAACTGATAAAAGTTTTGAAATGATTCAAGACGAGATCAATGAAACTCGTCCTGATTATAAATTTAATTCTGAGATTGAAGCAGCCATTATCAAACGTGCAATTCACACAACCGCCGATTTCGATTACTTGGATACATTGAGTTTCACAGGGGATGCAATCAAAAAAGTTAAACATGTTTTAACTCATCAAGGTGTAATTTACACTGACACAACGATGGCGCTATCGGGAATCAATAAACGTAAGCTCGAAGAATTAGGCGTTCAATATCATTGTCTGATTGCTGAACCAGCAACCTTCAAACTGGCAGCGGACCGAGGTATTACTCGTTCGATGGCAGCTATTAAGTTAGCAGCACAGGATGATACTGAAAAAATGTTTGTTGTCGGCAATGCTCCAACAGCATTGTATAAGATCATTGATATGCAACAAGCAGGTAAGCTAGATGCAAAAGTTGTTATCGGTGTCCCAGTAGGTTTCGTTGAGGCTAAAGAAAGTAAAGTTGCTCTGGATGAAAGTGAAATTCCATCAATCGTAAATATTGATCGAAAAGGTGGAAGTAACCTAGCTGCAGCATTAGTTAATGCAATTTTGTACAACCTAGATATTATCGAAGGAGACTAGTCTTATGGTTGAAAAAAATGAACAAGTTTACGTTTACTATAACGGTAAGCGCCTTCGAAAAGGTTTTACTACGGGAACAACTGCTACCGCTGCTTCAGTCGCTGCTTTAAAAATTTTGTTAACCCAAAGTCCACTTGAGGAAATTACTGTTAATGCTGCCAATGGACAAGAGGCTGAATTTCAACTGGAAAGTGTTGAGTTCGATGAAAACAAAGCCAAAGTCGGGATTAAAAAAGATGGTGGTGATGACCAAGATGCAACTCATGGAATGATTGTCTATTCCACAGTCAATCTGAGGGATGATAATCAAGTCACTTTAGATGGTGGCGTAGGTATTGGTCGAGTCACTCAAAAAGGCTTGGCTAACCCTCCAGGGATGGCAGCTATCAATCCAGTTCCACGAAAGATGATTAAGCAGTCAGTTCGAGACATTCTCGGAGAAAACCGTGGTGCTGATGTCGTTATCTCGGCGCCAGAAGGTGTTGATATTGCAAAATTAACTTACAATCCCAAATTGGGAATTGTTGGTGGCGTTTCGATTTTAGGAACAAGCGGTATCGTCACACCAATGTCTGAAGAGAGTTGGAAGCATTCAATTTCCATCGAAATGAATATTCATCGAGAACGCGGCGATGATGAAATCATTTTGACACCGGGAAACTATGGCGAAGATTTCACTAAAAATGTGCTCGGACTACCACTAGATAAACAAGTTCAGATGAGTAACTTCGTTGGTTATGTGCTGCATGAAGTTCAGCGTCTAGGATTTAAACGTGTCTTAATGGTTGGTGACTTAGGCAAGTTTATCAAAGTAGCTGGTGGCATCTTTTCAACACACAGTAAAGATGCCGATGCCAGGGCAGAAATAATGGTCGCAAATCTGGCTTTGTTAGGAGCACCTCAACAATTAATCAACGATGTTTATAACAGTCTGACGACTATCTCAATGGTTGACTATATCGACAAAGCTGGCTATCAAAAAGTTTATCAACAAATTGTTGATCGAATTAAGTATCGTTCTGAGAAATTACTAGCACATAGACAACCACAAGTTGAAATTGATGCAGTAATTTTCTCTGGTCAAAAATTTCTAGCAGCTACTGACAGTCTGGAGAATATTAAGGAGAACTGGAAATGATTACAGTTGCCGGTATTGGACCAGGGTCAGAAGATTTAATGATAAACAAAGTTTCTCGAGTTGTTGAGGATGCTGATTTAGTGATTGGTAGTCAGAGACAATTAGAACTTTTTCAAATCGATGATGCTAAGAAAATGGTATTGCCTAAATTGATGGTGCTCAAAGATTTCTTACTTAAAAATATTGACCAAAATATTGTGCTGCTTGCATCAGGTGACCCATATTTATACGGCATTGCCAATTGGATCAAGCGTGAGATCGACAATCAAGAAGTTGAAGTAATTCCCGGAATTAGCTCAATTCAATATTTGTTCAACCGGGTAGGTATTCCGATGAATGATAGCTATTTAACTAGTAGCCATGGTCGGATACCTGATTTCGATTTTTTACTGCAACATAAAACAATTTGCATGGTGACAGATGACAAGATCGGACCATATCAAATTGCCCAAGAGATCAAGCAACGGCAACAACATCGAACAATTTTTATTGGTGAGAATTTAAGCTACCTTGGCGAAACTATTACTAAAACAAATGAAAAAGATATTAAGAATCGAAAATACAAAATGAATGTGGTGTTGATTACCGATGAAGGATGACTTATTTATTCGCACAAAGGTGCCAATGACTAAAGCAGAAGTTAGAAGCATTAGTCTTGATAAACTGCAATTACAAGGCAAGAAGACGTTTTTAGATATTGGTTCGGGAACTGGTAGTGTCAGTATGCAAGCGGCTCTCGAATATCCAGATTTACAAATAACAGCTTTAGAAAAGAATCTCGATGCAATTGATATTAATCAAAAAAATATCAATCATTTCGGGATCCAAAACATTGATTTGAAAGTTGGGAATGCTCCAGCAGATTTACCTAATAAAAAGTTTGATGGAATATTTGTTGGGGGATCTGGTGGTGAGCTTCCCAAGATAATTGATTATTCATATCAACATTTGAATGATCAAGGGATGCTTGTTTTGAATTTCATATTGAACGAGAACGCATTTGAAGCTATCCAGTATTTGGAAAAATCAGAATTCATCGATTTAGATGTCATCCAAGTTGCTGTTTCAAAATGGCATCAACTTGGCAAAGGGCACTACTTCAAGCCACAAAATCCAACTATCATAATTAGTGCACAAAAGGGAGAAAACAACTAATGGCAATTGTAAGTTTTGTAGGAGCGGGTCCTGGAGATCCAGATTTAATCACTTTAAAAGGTTACAAGAAATTACAATCAGCAGACGTCGTGATTTACGCTGGTTCACTGGTAAATAAGCAATTATTAGACTATTGCAAAAAAGATGCAGAAATTTACAACAGTGCTGAGATGGATCTACCAGAAATCATTGACCGCATGGATATATCTGTAAAAGCAGGTAAAGATGTTGTTCGTTTACAAACTGGGGACTTTTCAATTTACGGTTCAGTCCGTGAACAAATTGAAGAAATGAAGAAAAAGGACATACCGTTTGATTTCGTACCCGGTGTAAGTTCATTTCTTGGAGCTGCCTCACAAATGGGTGTTGAGTACACTGTTCCAAAGATTTCGCAAAGTGTCGTTATTACCAGAATGTCTGGACGTACTCCTGTCCCAGAAAAAGAATCAATTCAGTCATTTGCTAAACATCAAACATCAATGATAATTTTCCTTTCAGTTCAAGGTGTCCGAAAAGTTGTCCGTGAATTGCTTGAAGGTGGTTATCCAGAATCAACACCAGCTGCCGTAATTTATAAAGCAACTTGGCCAGATGAGAAAATTGTTGAAGGTACGCTAGCAGATATTGGCGACAAGGTTAAAGAAGCTCACATCACTAGAACTGCTCTAATTATGGTCGGCGAGTTCCTCGGTGACGAGTACAATTACTCACATCTCTACGACCCAACCTTTACTACTGGCTTTAGAAAAGGTAAGAAAGATGTCACAAAATAAATCAAAAATTGCAATAGTATCAATTACAAATACAGGCACTAAACTAGGTGCCTCTGTGAAAAAAGTTTTGTCAGATCATGATGTCTTACTCTACGCACCATCAAGAATTGCTGATGCCAATGTCGATGTCTCAATCGAAAAAGGTGAGTTTACAACAACTGTTCAAAACTTATTTACAGAAATGGACTGTCTAATTTTAATTATGGCAACGGGAATTGCAGTTAGAACAATTTCCCCAGTCATAGAAGACAAGACGACCGATCCAGCTGTTTTAGTAATCGATGAATTAGGTAAGCACGTAATCAGTTTATTGTCAGGACACGTTGGTGGAGCCAATGAATGGACGACTCAACTTTCTGAACAATTAGGTGCTGATCCAGTAATAACAACGGCAACGGACACTGAGAAGGTGGCTTCAATCGATGTGTTGGCCAAACGACTTAATGCCTGGTATCCCAATTTTAAAGAAAATACCAAACTAATTAATCGCAAACTGGCTGAACACGAAAAAGTATATTTGTATGTTGAAGACTATTTCTTAAATGAAATTCCAACTTTGAATGGCTTTACAAAGATACCTAAAGATGAAATTTCTGAATCTGATGACGCACCAATTGTCATAGTTTCAGATCAAACCGACTTTGAGAAACACGACAATGTTATTCATGTCGTTCCTAAGTTGAACGCTTTAGGTGTTGGTTGTCGTAAGAATGTTACTTATGAAATGATGCAGACAAATTTTGCATTATTTATGAGCAT encodes:
- a CDS encoding ECF transporter S component; amino-acid sequence: MNNTRIKKLTFTAIILALCIVGANIKIMGSVALDSFPAFFGALALGPVAGAFLGLFGHLVSALLSGFPLTLPVHLIIGFCMMVTMAVYALIRRGKRALDWKYIILSDVVAYALNVPLELVLLYPILKQAVYVYFTPLTIAAIVNIILAEVVFILLKKRFPRILDIFKSEDKK
- a CDS encoding inositol monophosphatase family protein — encoded protein: MKPTEKDVLNDITTWILSANKYVHEHLNSINDIRSKSGEYDLVTSIDDAVEQMLDKNISDKYPESLIIGEEKKEKDYSQINNGLVFFVDPIDGTLNLVKKHDCFAIMIGVYYDGEPLCAGIMDVMNNELYWGGMETGVYCNDTKLNPAVDLPLREGLVGVSWRQFLKNAFEEIRIAKNSAGIRVMGSAGLEFVEVITGKHIAYLASLNPWDIAAGNVLVQALGYRISSVNGNSINLAKVNHIMVANPQTYRDIRKIQAY
- a CDS encoding pyridoxal phosphate-dependent aminotransferase is translated as MSQVKHGGYGRELSSTVPIVDFSANINPLGVPETLISSIKKSLPNLIYYPDVEYKNLRKDLGDLYNYDPEKIWVGNGSVDLIFNIIEILESKHALLLAPTFGEYEHAFSKSGAEVLHYYLQEENDFNLDMNKFIDYLNNHHEIDTICLCNPNNPSGTLVSKFAIDHLAHYCQDRGIWLIVDEAFNEFIAKKSDYTFVDKIDEDDNVVIIKSLTKYFAIPGLRLGMALLPNKQFLNTLVDYCEPWSVNTFAAELGPEVFNDNEYAKATANWLSAEKSYLESELSNISQIKMYPSAVNYYLLKCDSVDLYKELLNKGILIRNCDNYLGLENGYYRIAVKSHEENQQLVRQLQDLFRS
- a CDS encoding cob(I)yrinic acid a,c-diamide adenosyltransferase — protein: MKIYTRTGDKGKTRIIEHDVLYKSDKRVESYGTIDELNSFVGLTISDLSEKTMVFREELFEIQQLLFDCGSDLAKSPTQTKRPFVFTADNHATEWLESRIDEYTKELPKVQKFILPGGCKTASNLHVDRTVTRRAERSIVDLMQDEPINEEVLKFINRLSDCFFTLSRYANVLEGSDEVEYRNSKIIFR
- a CDS encoding cobyrinate a,c-diamide synthase; the encoded protein is MKKFLIAGATSGVGKTSATLGIISALVQRGYSVQPYKVGPDYVDTKFHSRVSGHASRNVDDYLIPDDDTLKYLFEKDTQDIDLGIVEGVMGLYDGLGSDKDAHSTASMAKKLDLPVILIVSGKSISTSTAAVVKGFVDFDSEVNIAGVIINNVMSENHFNLIKAAVNRYCPNTPVLGYMKFNKELELPSRQLGLVPDDEVDSVDKKIQGLSKIVSETIDLDAILKLASSSKLEYQGTFENEINKLHPNKISIGIAKDEAFNFYYRDNLELLENLGVKLVPFSPVADKSLPDVDALWLGGGYPEEKSQQLADNTSMKQQIRDFSNAGKPIFAECGGLMYLGKDLNNEDGSRHEMAGIFDGSSHMTKRLRKFGYCQAIPEQDCFIGIKGSTVYGHEFHHSTFEPNSPESLKTILTMEKYRDGVLASTWVGGYQYKHTFASYLHIHFYQSVELAKAIFKSMGVL
- a CDS encoding ABC transporter ATP-binding protein; this translates as MVEIVRFENYSFKYSNSSKVSLKNVNLTINKGDFALIIGKTGSGKSTLLRQLKPELALGKSVDGKLTLFGGENDNDFSHVAYISQFVDNQMVTETARDEFHFVLENMGVDADQIHSKIAEIASYFDIVDLMDLKEDQLSGGQKQIINLASALILNPDILLLDEPTSQLDPITSEKFLRMVEKINSDLNITIILVEHSIEQAVFFVNRVVLVDNGSIGMDEKTDSALRKLFTEPDFKNYLPQTDRLFLESQLDEVFPNVKLPLTNRRMNQIIQQQSDYLKYEDHISRKGSSSETDELSVKRLTFRFEFNARNILDDITFNLKKGKSYAILGPNGVGKTTLLRVITKQLEQLSGTVFIEGRKTNKMGQKFFDKLFILPQNPSLLFVTDSVQEEISYQLQQSNEQVNDDLVNQYLEKFQLTEIKNVSPYDISGGQQEYLALVIGLIKNPELLILDEPTKGLDPNMKQQVAKMLRNYQEQGGTILASTHDVLFSSKYFDFVSLMFDGRLGTFDPPIEFFPNKYFYTTEINKATRDQFAQALIWEDIVKNES
- a CDS encoding EutP/PduV family microcompartment system protein; protein product: MKKAFLVGAVGCGKTTFKQVMMNEKRSYDKTQAIEYFNNLIDSPGEFTEHRRMYSALNVTANASDVVVMMQSVIDHRQVFSPGFAQMFLKPSIGVVTKIDLAEKDSDIEFAKNQLILAGAHKIFYISNVEDPSPENEIQALIDYLKEDVVKK
- a CDS encoding ECF transporter S component, giving the protein MNRKLWLLLVASIVILVLLDALGSKNYLLLSFVLLFVTMGVYFWKFEKSGKNSREVVFIAIICALAVAGRVVLAAFSSMKPELFILILGALVSGPETGFLMGTIIALASNMYFGQGAWTPWQMFSLGIVGIISGLMANKKVSIWVITAWGFVSGFLYGWIMDIYFILGFVKPITPKSSIAALVASFPFDVTHAIFTAVLLLLLGKAWMKIFQRYRAKYDLFNNQQE